The proteins below are encoded in one region of Paenibacillus sp. YYML68:
- a CDS encoding GGDEF domain-containing protein — MNHILQELANTRQTYRKMLSLYWITIILTVILEGLIRLHQGLEPSSIWLPLIAHAAVLATVTGVVEWLSRYRSIQRDWLLITTGILFASSIVWMNPTIGIVPAIYIFPILTSVLSFNKKPIIFSFATVLLAFAALYGISEPLRMTMQPVHTIGILFLFTGTTVIALAITSSGIELLDNLKSETEAKQELLVKNIIMDTVSKIDALTELYNHKTFHEYLEKLIEQSERNSLPLQLAILDIDSFKRINDTYGHWVGDIVLMRVAAIMKESVTPNDFVARYGGEEFAIIFTEKTLEEAHAIVENIRQKLYITFHPELENKAATISIGLQDYVKGEGKEGLFKGADASLYIAKRSGKNRTVMQAGLEESNHSEHQSAAAVISS; from the coding sequence ATGAACCACATCTTACAAGAGCTTGCCAACACACGCCAGACTTATCGGAAAATGCTGAGCCTATACTGGATTACCATCATTCTGACCGTTATTCTGGAAGGTCTGATCCGCTTGCATCAAGGGCTGGAGCCCTCAAGCATCTGGCTTCCCCTCATCGCTCACGCCGCTGTGCTGGCCACTGTCACAGGTGTTGTCGAATGGCTGAGTCGCTACCGGAGCATCCAGCGCGACTGGCTGCTCATAACGACCGGCATTCTCTTCGCCTCATCGATAGTATGGATGAATCCGACCATCGGCATCGTGCCGGCCATCTACATCTTCCCGATTCTGACATCTGTCTTGTCGTTCAATAAGAAGCCGATCATATTCTCGTTCGCCACTGTCCTGCTCGCCTTCGCCGCGTTGTACGGCATCAGCGAGCCGCTGCGCATGACGATGCAGCCCGTCCATACAATCGGCATCCTGTTCCTGTTCACGGGTACAACAGTTATCGCACTCGCAATTACGAGCAGCGGGATCGAGCTGCTGGACAATCTGAAGTCCGAGACCGAGGCCAAGCAGGAGCTATTGGTCAAAAACATCATTATGGATACGGTATCGAAGATCGACGCGCTGACCGAGCTGTACAACCACAAGACGTTCCACGAATATTTAGAGAAGCTCATCGAGCAGAGCGAGCGGAATAGCCTCCCGCTCCAATTAGCTATTCTCGATATTGATAGCTTCAAGCGGATTAACGACACGTACGGCCACTGGGTCGGCGATATCGTGCTGATGCGAGTTGCGGCCATTATGAAGGAATCAGTCACGCCGAACGATTTTGTTGCCCGTTACGGTGGTGAGGAATTTGCCATTATCTTCACCGAGAAGACGCTTGAGGAAGCCCATGCCATCGTGGAGAACATACGGCAGAAGCTCTACATCACCTTCCATCCCGAGCTCGAGAACAAGGCCGCAACGATCAGCATCGGACTGCAGGACTACGTCAAGGGTGAGGGCAAGGAGGGGCTGTTCAAGGGAGCAGACGCCTCGCTCTACATCGCCAAGCGCTCAGGCAAAAACCGCACGGTCATGCAGGCCGGGCTGGAGGAGAGCAACCACTCGGAGCATCAGAGCGCTGCCGCCGTTATATCAAGCTAG
- a CDS encoding S-layer homology domain-containing protein, whose protein sequence is MMTMNGKRTVRRLAAALLSVAFAFGTMQAGAPVAQAAFKDVGPSYAWASSSISLLAGKKILSGFPDGSFRPQQAVTKAEWSAMVYRLFDTYRPNAKASDMTRVIGYADVPETHWAYKPIMDLYDSSFRIGAYGADEEGQLAFMPDMPLTRLQLALMLHSYFGGKLLDERLTDNDVCAVSLSHFQDVPVSLQPDKDAYAFAQLDGRYDGNGWMDAAMTEVYPILMLGTGASDCTLGDDPLSNVQARALAGLQSNGIMSEDDEGYFRPLDPLSRAEAVVILDRVYHYLLVNDWLDFYSTVDLEAAAPQSGAPSQPGVPGTGASPSTPSTPVFDYNASPGSSYTPSTPSAPNSSNSAGVQVLDWFDGNGQIVKNLAMNGEIQTAIEPKGKKYITIDLSSRKAVDLYITIDSRMGFVRQEELPITLSVGSASIVAIRTQVREPILTPGAAYEATLTVKLTNEQPVTKKKR, encoded by the coding sequence AATGCAGGCTGGCGCACCAGTCGCTCAAGCTGCGTTCAAGGACGTGGGACCAAGCTACGCCTGGGCTTCCAGCTCAATCTCGCTGCTTGCGGGCAAGAAGATATTGAGCGGGTTCCCAGACGGCAGCTTCCGGCCGCAGCAGGCGGTCACGAAGGCGGAATGGAGCGCGATGGTGTACCGTCTCTTCGATACATACAGACCGAATGCGAAGGCGAGTGACATGACGAGGGTCATAGGGTACGCGGATGTGCCCGAGACGCACTGGGCGTATAAGCCGATAATGGATCTATATGATAGCTCGTTCCGCATTGGGGCCTACGGGGCAGATGAGGAAGGGCAGCTCGCGTTCATGCCAGATATGCCGCTCACGCGACTGCAGCTGGCGCTCATGCTTCATTCGTACTTCGGCGGCAAGCTGCTCGATGAGCGATTGACAGACAACGACGTGTGCGCAGTATCACTGAGCCACTTCCAGGACGTGCCGGTCAGTCTGCAGCCGGACAAGGATGCTTACGCCTTCGCCCAGCTTGATGGACGCTATGACGGCAACGGCTGGATGGACGCCGCGATGACAGAGGTGTATCCGATTCTGATGCTCGGTACAGGTGCGAGTGATTGCACGCTCGGCGATGACCCGCTCTCGAATGTGCAGGCAAGGGCGCTGGCAGGGCTGCAGTCGAACGGCATCATGTCGGAGGATGATGAAGGATATTTCCGTCCGCTCGACCCTCTCAGCCGCGCCGAGGCGGTCGTCATCCTGGATCGAGTCTACCATTATTTGCTCGTTAATGATTGGCTTGATTTCTACTCGACCGTCGATCTGGAGGCAGCTGCGCCTCAGTCGGGGGCGCCTTCGCAGCCAGGGGTGCCCGGAACGGGAGCTTCGCCGTCCACACCTTCTACGCCTGTCTTTGACTACAACGCCTCTCCTGGCTCGTCCTATACGCCGAGTACCCCGAGTGCGCCGAACAGCTCGAACAGTGCGGGGGTGCAGGTGCTGGATTGGTTCGACGGCAATGGGCAGATCGTCAAGAATTTGGCGATGAACGGCGAGATCCAGACGGCTATCGAGCCGAAGGGGAAGAAGTACATCACCATCGATCTATCCTCGAGGAAGGCAGTGGATCTGTATATTACGATCGACTCGCGGATGGGCTTCGTCCGTCAGGAGGAGCTGCCTATTACGTTATCGGTCGGCAGTGCCTCGATCGTCGCGATTCGCACACAGGTACGAGAGCCGATCCTCACCCCAGGCGCTGCGTACGAGGCGACGCTGACGGTCAAGCTGACGAACGAACAGCCCGTGACGAAGAAGAAGCGCTAA
- a CDS encoding deoxyribonuclease IV gives MVKIGSHVSFSDKGLQNAAEEAVSYGSGTFMIYTGAPQNTRRKPIENQYIEEGKAIMDKHGIGEIIVHAPYIVNLASYKEDTFELAVRFLQEEIRRTDYLGVRQIVLHPGAYTDKDAEYGIARIAEGLNQVLEGIKDTGVNIALETMAGKGTEIGRSFEELAAIMEKVERNERLTVCLDTCHVHDAGYDIVNDLDGVVEQFDRTVGLNRLAVIHLNDSKNMRGAGKDRHAPVGAGWIGFEAMQRIVHHEQLKHLPFILETPWIGKDDDKQRPMYEVEIALLGGTVKERFGDAFLTDVEKLGHFFSKQEIDSRAYVLDTWQLLKTDAKAKKADGREPMERLYDLIAAENVFPELSEEQVNHRLTAWFAGERLFAMM, from the coding sequence ATGGTGAAAATCGGATCGCACGTCTCGTTCTCAGATAAAGGGCTGCAGAACGCAGCAGAGGAAGCCGTCTCCTACGGCTCTGGCACGTTCATGATCTACACCGGAGCGCCGCAGAACACGCGCCGCAAGCCGATTGAGAATCAATATATTGAAGAGGGCAAGGCGATCATGGACAAGCATGGCATTGGGGAAATTATTGTCCATGCTCCTTATATTGTGAACCTGGCCTCCTACAAGGAGGATACGTTCGAGCTGGCTGTCCGCTTCCTGCAGGAGGAGATTCGCCGCACGGACTACCTCGGGGTGAGACAGATTGTGCTGCATCCGGGCGCCTACACGGACAAGGATGCGGAATACGGCATCGCCCGGATCGCAGAGGGCTTGAATCAGGTGCTCGAAGGCATCAAGGACACGGGCGTGAATATCGCGCTCGAGACGATGGCCGGCAAGGGCACAGAGATCGGCCGTAGCTTCGAGGAGCTGGCTGCCATTATGGAGAAGGTCGAGCGTAATGAGCGTCTGACCGTCTGCCTCGACACGTGCCACGTTCATGACGCTGGCTATGACATCGTGAACGATCTGGACGGTGTCGTGGAGCAGTTCGACCGCACCGTCGGGCTGAACCGGCTTGCTGTCATTCACTTGAACGACAGCAAGAACATGCGCGGCGCAGGCAAGGACCGCCATGCTCCGGTCGGCGCAGGCTGGATCGGCTTCGAGGCGATGCAGCGTATCGTGCATCACGAGCAGCTGAAGCATCTGCCGTTCATTCTCGAGACGCCGTGGATCGGCAAGGACGATGACAAGCAGCGTCCGATGTACGAGGTGGAGATTGCGCTGCTGGGCGGGACGGTGAAGGAACGGTTCGGCGATGCGTTTCTCACCGATGTTGAGAAGCTCGGTCATTTCTTCAGCAAGCAGGAGATCGACTCCCGCGCTTACGTGCTGGACACCTGGCAGCTGCTGAAGACGGATGCGAAGGCGAAGAAGGCCGACGGGCGCGAGCCGATGGAGCGGCTGTACGATCTGATCGCGGCGGAGAATGTGTTCCCGGAGCTATCTGAGGAGCAGGTGAACCACCGATTGACCGCTTGGTTCGCTGGAGAACGCTTGTTCGCGATGATGTAG
- a CDS encoding DUF2621 domain-containing protein, producing the protein MLFPFNSAPPAGFMWFIFFWVFVLLFAMSVGGYFMFRKFFKVLPKEDGKSKLDWQNHYVEASRHLWTDESKAFLDMLVEPVPSAFRDIAKHSIAAKIGEVALSENAAAVTRDHCIRGYILATPRRDYRSLISFLNKKKIDYTPYKHMLQ; encoded by the coding sequence ATGTTATTTCCATTCAACAGCGCCCCGCCAGCGGGGTTCATGTGGTTTATATTTTTCTGGGTATTCGTGCTCTTATTCGCGATGTCAGTAGGCGGGTACTTCATGTTCCGCAAGTTCTTCAAGGTGCTTCCGAAGGAGGACGGCAAGAGCAAGCTCGATTGGCAAAATCATTACGTCGAAGCTTCCCGCCACCTGTGGACTGACGAAAGCAAGGCGTTCCTCGACATGCTCGTCGAGCCGGTGCCGAGCGCCTTCCGCGACATCGCCAAGCATTCGATTGCAGCGAAGATCGGCGAGGTGGCGCTCAGCGAGAACGCTGCTGCCGTTACACGCGACCATTGCATCAGGGGCTACATTCTGGCAACGCCGCGGCGGGATTACCGCAGCTTGATCAGCTTCCTGAACAAGAAGAAGATCGACTACACACCGTACAAGCATATGCTGCAATAA
- the tkt gene encoding transketolase — translation MTVTNKTIEQLSVDTIRTLSIDAIEKAKSGHPGMPMGAAPMGYELFAKLMKHNPDAPTWINRDRFVLSAGHGSMLLYSLLHLSGYDLPMEELKNFRQWGSLTPGHPEVGHTPGVDATTGPLGQGFGMAVGMAMAEAHLASVYNRDQFRVVDHYTYAICGDGDLMEGISSESASLAGHLKLGKLIVLYDSNDISLDGELNLSFSENVAQRFEGYGWQVLRVEDGNDLEAIHKAVLEAQADYRPTLIEVKTVIGYGSPNKAGKGGHAGPHGSPLGTDEVVLTKQAYGWDDSQHFHVPDEVRAHFEGIKKSNIENYNAWNSMFAEYAKAHPELAKQFEAAVNGDLPEGWDAAIPADIPAEKGTRTASGTVLNAIAQNVPSLVGGSADLESSTMTHMKGLGVLTANDYSGRNIYFGVREFGMGAAVNGMLLHGGLKVFGGTFFVFSDYLRPAIRLASIMDVPAIYVFTHDSIGVGEDGPTHEPIEQLAALRVIPGVTVIRPADGSETAAAWKYAVANKKGPVALIFSRQAAAKLEGSENGAVERGAYVLSDAANGQAQVQLIATGTEVQLAVAAQKKLAEEGIAARVISMPSWELFDRQDQAYKDSVLLPNVKARLAIEMGHSFGWDRYVGDQGSVLGIDRFGASAPGPVVIAEYGFTVENVVERAKQLLK, via the coding sequence ATGACGGTTACGAACAAGACGATCGAGCAATTATCCGTAGACACGATTCGGACGCTTTCTATTGATGCGATTGAGAAGGCGAAGTCCGGTCACCCTGGTATGCCGATGGGAGCTGCTCCTATGGGCTATGAGCTGTTTGCGAAGCTGATGAAGCACAATCCCGATGCACCGACATGGATCAACCGCGACCGCTTCGTGCTGTCCGCTGGACACGGCTCGATGCTGCTGTACAGCCTGCTGCACCTGAGCGGCTACGACCTGCCGATGGAGGAGCTGAAGAACTTCCGTCAATGGGGCAGCCTGACGCCGGGTCACCCTGAGGTTGGCCACACGCCGGGTGTTGACGCTACGACAGGCCCGCTCGGACAAGGCTTCGGTATGGCTGTTGGTATGGCGATGGCTGAAGCTCATCTTGCTTCTGTATACAACCGTGACCAGTTCCGTGTTGTCGATCATTATACATACGCGATCTGCGGCGATGGCGACCTGATGGAAGGTATTTCTTCGGAGTCCGCATCGCTTGCGGGTCACCTGAAGCTTGGCAAGCTGATCGTGCTGTACGATTCGAACGATATTTCCCTCGATGGCGAGCTGAACCTGTCGTTCTCCGAGAACGTCGCTCAGCGCTTCGAGGGCTATGGCTGGCAAGTGCTGCGCGTAGAGGACGGCAACGACCTCGAGGCGATTCACAAGGCTGTGCTTGAGGCGCAGGCTGACTACCGTCCGACGCTGATCGAGGTGAAGACGGTGATCGGCTACGGCAGCCCGAACAAGGCTGGTAAGGGCGGTCATGCAGGTCCGCACGGCTCCCCGCTCGGTACAGACGAGGTTGTGCTGACGAAGCAAGCGTACGGCTGGGATGACAGCCAGCATTTCCATGTACCGGACGAGGTTCGCGCTCACTTCGAGGGGATCAAGAAGAGCAACATTGAGAACTACAACGCTTGGAACAGCATGTTCGCGGAATATGCGAAGGCGCATCCGGAGCTGGCGAAGCAATTCGAGGCTGCGGTGAACGGTGACCTGCCAGAGGGCTGGGACGCTGCGATTCCGGCTGATATTCCAGCTGAGAAGGGTACACGTACTGCTTCGGGTACCGTGCTGAACGCGATCGCTCAGAACGTACCTTCCTTGGTCGGCGGCTCTGCGGACCTTGAGTCGTCCACGATGACGCATATGAAGGGACTTGGCGTTCTGACCGCTAACGACTACAGCGGCCGCAACATTTACTTCGGCGTTCGTGAGTTCGGAATGGGCGCTGCGGTGAACGGTATGCTGCTGCACGGCGGTCTGAAAGTATTCGGCGGTACGTTCTTCGTATTCTCCGACTACCTGCGTCCGGCGATTCGCCTTGCTTCCATTATGGACGTGCCTGCGATCTACGTGTTCACGCATGATAGCATCGGCGTAGGCGAAGACGGTCCGACGCATGAGCCGATCGAGCAGCTTGCTGCGCTTCGCGTTATCCCAGGCGTGACGGTGATTCGTCCGGCTGACGGCAGCGAGACGGCGGCAGCTTGGAAGTATGCCGTGGCGAACAAGAAGGGCCCTGTTGCTCTGATCTTCTCCCGTCAAGCAGCAGCGAAGCTTGAGGGCTCGGAGAACGGCGCGGTCGAGCGCGGCGCTTATGTCCTCTCCGATGCAGCGAATGGTCAAGCTCAGGTGCAGCTGATCGCTACAGGCACCGAGGTGCAGCTGGCGGTAGCAGCGCAGAAGAAGCTGGCTGAGGAAGGCATCGCAGCACGCGTGATCAGTATGCCAAGCTGGGAGCTGTTCGATCGCCAGGATCAGGCGTACAAGGATTCCGTCCTGCTGCCTAACGTGAAGGCTCGCCTTGCGATCGAGATGGGTCATTCGTTCGGCTGGGATCGCTATGTAGGTGACCAGGGCAGCGTCCTTGGTATCGATCGCTTCGGCGCATCTGCACCAGGACCTGTCGTTATTGCCGAGTACGGCTTCACCGTGGAGAACGTGGTTGAGCGCGCGAAGCAACTATTGAAGTAA